Proteins from a single region of Desulfolutivibrio sulfoxidireducens:
- the rnr gene encoding ribonuclease R — MAAKKKTQKDVAPPGDETARPGRGERMGVNPSAVLRLFRERQKPLSDREVLSGLGAGNVHRQQLRDILDDLVEEGRLIRIDRAYGLTESMNLFVGRLEIQRSGVGYVVPDDKRRKDLFISHKDMGDAWHGDRVAAAVTRERTGKNHEGRVARILERGQTMFPCRVVKRMGQGLFLCRPTDPRQPMSFMADYRPEGGKAVEPSVEDIITVAAGEKLDYRLYSGSASELLGPQRDAGVQERLVKLNHEVPMVFPGRTLAEAEKLPEAPGGADFEDRTDLRDVPFVTIDGAKARDFDDAVHVEKLTRGYRLRVAIADVSHYVPEGSALDREALERGNSYYFPQSVEPMFPERLSNGLCSLNPHVPRLAMVADMTFSAKGMVREAAFYPAVIQSAARLTYAQVNRALFLDDAAEREAMAHVMPMLVTAEKLARLLHDLRLERGTLDFDLPEPEIHFNLNGEAVDIRPRVRHFGHQIVEEFMIAANEAVARYLTEQATPLLYRIHPDPDPAKLEALFTLLGNTSLAPSLPAEPGPEALPLVLRAASDTDLDYLVSRLALRTMMQASYSPRHEGHFGLASTCYCHFTSPIRRYADLVVHRALKKALAGQGATWTNPARLQKAADHLSRRERVAMEAEREILKRITVLFLEDKVGQVFTGVIGSLADFGFWVELKEVMAEGMVRLSTITDDYYAFFPERQELLGERTGRAFRLGQTIRVELMEANLDRLEVNLRLVEGGEMGEVPAKRGKRSKAPRPARSAKSGKSAKPAGKAEKPAAAKAEGGAKRAGGSRRGGGRRKR; from the coding sequence ATGGCCGCGAAAAAAAAGACCCAAAAGGACGTGGCGCCCCCGGGCGATGAGACGGCCCGTCCCGGACGGGGTGAGAGGATGGGCGTCAACCCCTCGGCGGTGCTGCGGCTTTTTCGGGAGCGGCAAAAACCCCTTTCGGACCGGGAGGTGCTCTCCGGGCTCGGCGCGGGCAATGTCCACCGGCAGCAACTGCGCGACATCCTGGACGACCTGGTGGAGGAGGGGCGTCTTATCCGCATCGACCGGGCCTACGGACTCACCGAGAGTATGAATCTCTTTGTGGGCCGTCTGGAAATCCAGCGCTCCGGCGTGGGCTACGTCGTTCCCGACGACAAGCGCAGAAAGGACCTGTTTATCTCCCACAAGGATATGGGCGACGCCTGGCACGGGGACCGGGTGGCCGCGGCCGTGACCCGGGAGCGCACGGGCAAGAACCACGAGGGCCGGGTGGCCCGCATCCTGGAGCGGGGCCAGACCATGTTTCCCTGCCGGGTGGTCAAGCGCATGGGCCAGGGCCTTTTTCTCTGCCGCCCCACCGATCCCCGCCAGCCCATGAGTTTCATGGCCGATTACCGTCCGGAGGGCGGCAAAGCCGTGGAGCCTTCGGTCGAGGACATCATCACCGTTGCGGCCGGGGAAAAGCTGGACTACCGCCTGTATTCCGGCTCGGCCAGCGAGCTTCTGGGACCCCAGCGCGACGCCGGGGTGCAGGAGCGGCTGGTCAAGCTCAACCACGAGGTGCCGATGGTCTTTCCGGGGCGGACCCTGGCCGAGGCCGAGAAACTCCCCGAGGCCCCTGGCGGGGCCGACTTCGAAGACCGCACGGACCTGCGCGACGTGCCCTTCGTGACCATCGACGGGGCCAAGGCCCGGGATTTCGACGACGCCGTGCACGTGGAAAAGCTTACCCGGGGATACCGCCTGCGGGTGGCCATCGCCGACGTGTCCCACTACGTGCCCGAGGGCTCGGCCCTGGATCGCGAGGCCCTGGAGCGCGGCAACTCCTATTATTTCCCCCAGTCCGTGGAGCCCATGTTTCCGGAGCGGCTGTCCAACGGGCTGTGCAGCTTGAACCCTCATGTGCCCAGGCTGGCCATGGTCGCGGACATGACGTTTTCGGCCAAGGGAATGGTCCGCGAGGCCGCGTTCTATCCGGCGGTCATCCAGAGCGCGGCCCGTTTGACCTACGCCCAGGTGAACCGGGCCCTGTTTCTGGACGACGCGGCCGAGCGCGAGGCCATGGCCCACGTGATGCCCATGCTGGTCACGGCCGAAAAGCTGGCCCGGCTGCTTCACGACCTGCGCCTGGAGCGCGGCACCCTGGACTTCGACCTGCCCGAGCCGGAAATCCACTTCAACCTCAACGGCGAGGCCGTGGACATCCGGCCCCGGGTGCGCCACTTCGGGCACCAGATCGTGGAGGAGTTCATGATCGCGGCCAACGAGGCCGTGGCCAGGTACCTTACGGAGCAGGCCACGCCCCTTTTGTACCGCATCCATCCCGACCCGGACCCGGCCAAGCTCGAGGCCCTGTTCACCCTGCTCGGAAATACCAGCCTGGCCCCGTCCCTGCCGGCCGAGCCCGGTCCCGAGGCCCTGCCGCTGGTCTTGCGCGCGGCCTCGGACACGGACCTGGACTATCTGGTCAGCCGCCTGGCCCTGCGGACCATGATGCAGGCCTCGTATTCCCCGCGCCACGAGGGGCATTTCGGCCTGGCCTCGACCTGCTATTGCCACTTCACCTCGCCGATCCGGCGCTACGCCGACCTTGTCGTGCATCGGGCCCTCAAAAAGGCGCTGGCCGGGCAGGGCGCGACCTGGACCAATCCCGCCAGGCTCCAGAAGGCGGCGGATCATCTGAGCCGCCGGGAGCGGGTGGCCATGGAGGCCGAGCGCGAGATATTAAAGCGCATCACCGTGCTGTTTCTGGAAGACAAGGTGGGCCAGGTGTTCACCGGGGTCATCGGGTCCCTGGCCGATTTCGGCTTCTGGGTGGAGCTGAAGGAGGTCATGGCCGAGGGCATGGTCCGGCTGTCGACCATCACCGACGACTATTACGCCTTTTTCCCGGAACGCCAGGAGCTTCTGGGCGAGCGCACGGGGAGGGCCTTCCGGCTGGGCCAGACCATCCGGGTGGAGCTCATGGAGGCCAACCTGGACCGGCTGGAGGTCAACCTGCGTCTGGTCGAGGGCGGGGAGATGGGCGAGGTTCCGGCCAAGCGGGGCAAGAGATCGAAGGCCCCGCGTCCGGCCCGGTCCGCGAAGTCCGGGAAGTCGGCAAAACCGGCCGG
- the rplU gene encoding 50S ribosomal protein L21 encodes MYAIIETGGKQYRVQEGAKIQVEKLPAEVGGELTLEKVLMVGGQDGVKIGAPYVEGAAVTCLVRGQIRGPKIVVFHKWRRNDSHKKTGHRQDYTTLEVKSIRA; translated from the coding sequence ATGTACGCGATCATCGAAACGGGCGGAAAGCAATATCGTGTTCAGGAAGGGGCCAAGATCCAGGTGGAGAAGCTTCCGGCCGAGGTCGGCGGCGAGCTCACCCTGGAGAAGGTGCTCATGGTCGGCGGCCAGGACGGGGTCAAAATCGGCGCCCCCTATGTCGAGGGCGCGGCCGTGACCTGCCTGGTGCGCGGTCAGATCCGCGGCCCCAAAATCGTGGTCTTCCACAAGTGGCGGCGCAACGATTCCCACAAAAAAACCGGACACCGCCAGGACTACACCACCCTGGAAGTGAAATCCATCCGGGCCTAG
- a CDS encoding tetratricopeptide repeat protein, with protein MKNVNPNDILGMIKSGHFEVAEKELDMCLSKDQCNLEALQLKARLLLTRRDWPNAVSQIEKIVNNINDKNLTGRKKIIASAITDAKNAMKSKNWHEAARCWRVAYDILGDDATDEVYYGLCRAYRLKGNIVEAERIAAKGVKKFNNLKISTEYAEIAMSLQDWKNAVTRWHHVLRSFGDAVPLRVHSRLSRACFRLDDALHASNNINILLNACPNDLIGLIEIKNQMFSQAIKLETLNTIWEESSNRPDWLALVNLCETLLRMTTGKQHHGVEKQLVLAKLFLMEEYFAAGNWDEALSTLQSNLQIICGSLANNLPDLLISCVDFIRSGASTKEINSQLLVCLRNTDVHSLTRSQWILLYDVLAWNGLFYCGLESRKKAIKKTHIEANEDSSNETFIMHATLASIEQSDFLTAKSYLNMLASLECSQKLHDELLSYYNLCSGNIASFQEYISLTFTFEDIDFYSYIQDKTVAIVGPAPTDSDDGQEIDASDVVLRFNYLGRKSLPESLKHGNKINISLYSDSILYHTSQHDIELHLNDLDFIIYRTMQYEIPSYFRVKGKRLKQNRHFFHKAPNAVPAALYEILAYKPARVKVYKSNFFLSRQAYDKNYFLLDSFSDDIDSRQVFQKLPVSRHDPISQLTFVRNLFQHGLIEVDKDCARVLRLSNEEYMFQMEEIYTNTSHEKSILEIAELAIKEGKWEKAALRLQAILDHFPRKATPATYFQLGEAYRKLGNIPAADNVLRQGVEKYPQSLHLAINFAKNSMAASDWRETANRWQSVLDSFHEKVPDGFRGSLDEHTSCGV; from the coding sequence ATGAAAAATGTAAATCCCAACGACATATTGGGCATGATCAAGTCCGGTCATTTTGAGGTTGCAGAAAAAGAATTGGATATGTGCCTGAGTAAAGATCAATGCAACCTTGAAGCTCTGCAGCTTAAAGCCCGTTTACTCCTTACAAGGAGAGACTGGCCAAATGCCGTTAGCCAGATTGAGAAAATAGTAAATAATATTAACGACAAAAATCTTACCGGTCGCAAAAAGATCATAGCCTCAGCGATAACTGACGCCAAGAATGCGATGAAGAGCAAAAATTGGCATGAGGCAGCCAGATGTTGGCGGGTCGCATACGATATCTTGGGGGACGATGCGACAGATGAAGTGTATTATGGTTTATGTCGTGCCTATCGCCTTAAAGGGAATATTGTTGAAGCCGAGAGAATTGCCGCCAAGGGCGTGAAAAAATTTAACAATTTAAAGATATCCACTGAATATGCCGAAATTGCCATGTCGTTGCAGGACTGGAAAAATGCCGTCACGCGCTGGCACCATGTTCTACGTTCATTTGGTGATGCAGTACCTCTGAGAGTTCACTCCCGCCTGAGCAGAGCTTGCTTTCGACTTGACGATGCCTTGCATGCATCAAACAATATAAACATTCTTTTGAATGCGTGCCCCAACGACTTGATAGGATTGATCGAAATTAAAAATCAAATGTTCAGTCAGGCTATCAAGCTCGAAACCCTAAATACTATTTGGGAAGAAAGTTCAAATCGACCAGATTGGCTTGCCTTAGTCAATCTCTGCGAAACCCTGTTGCGTATGACAACCGGGAAACAGCATCATGGCGTGGAAAAACAACTAGTTTTAGCCAAATTATTTCTCATGGAAGAGTATTTTGCTGCGGGCAACTGGGATGAAGCCCTTTCAACGCTCCAAAGCAATTTGCAAATTATTTGCGGGAGTCTCGCAAATAATCTCCCTGATCTACTGATATCTTGTGTTGATTTTATTCGTTCTGGAGCGTCGACCAAAGAAATAAACTCCCAACTCCTTGTATGCTTACGAAATACGGATGTTCACTCACTAACAAGATCACAGTGGATTTTACTTTATGACGTTTTGGCCTGGAATGGTCTTTTTTATTGTGGATTAGAGTCCAGGAAGAAAGCTATCAAGAAGACGCACATTGAGGCAAATGAAGATTCGAGCAATGAAACATTCATTATGCATGCCACACTGGCTTCAATCGAACAATCTGATTTCTTAACAGCAAAATCGTACTTGAATATGCTTGCTTCATTGGAATGTTCACAAAAGTTGCATGACGAACTACTTAGCTATTACAACTTATGCTCTGGAAATATTGCTTCTTTTCAAGAGTACATCTCACTAACATTCACATTCGAGGATATAGATTTTTACAGCTATATTCAAGACAAGACCGTTGCAATAGTAGGCCCTGCGCCGACTGATTCTGATGATGGGCAGGAGATAGATGCTAGTGACGTGGTTTTAAGATTCAATTACCTTGGACGAAAGTCCTTACCGGAATCTTTAAAGCACGGAAATAAAATTAACATCTCACTCTACAGCGACAGCATATTATACCATACATCTCAACATGATATTGAACTTCATCTTAATGATCTTGATTTTATTATTTATCGGACAATGCAGTACGAGATTCCCAGTTACTTTCGTGTGAAGGGGAAAAGACTTAAGCAGAATAGGCACTTCTTTCACAAAGCGCCAAACGCGGTACCTGCTGCGTTGTATGAAATTCTTGCCTACAAGCCTGCCCGAGTAAAAGTTTATAAAAGTAACTTTTTTTTATCTAGACAAGCGTACGATAAAAATTACTTTTTATTGGATAGTTTTTCTGATGACATAGATTCAAGACAAGTATTTCAAAAACTACCTGTATCTCGACATGACCCGATAAGTCAGCTTACCTTCGTTCGCAATCTTTTCCAACACGGACTCATTGAGGTTGATAAAGATTGTGCCAGAGTCCTTCGGCTTTCTAATGAAGAATACATGTTTCAAATGGAAGAGATATATACAAATACTTCACACGAAAAGAGTATTCTTGAGATAGCTGAACTGGCAATCAAAGAAGGGAAATGGGAAAAGGCCGCGTTGCGGTTGCAGGCCATTCTCGATCACTTCCCGCGGAAAGCGACACCGGCGACATATTTTCAACTCGGCGAGGCATACCGCAAACTGGGCAACATTCCGGCTGCGGACAACGTCTTGCGCCAAGGGGTGGAGAAATATCCCCAGAGCCTCCATTTGGCGATCAACTTCGCCAAGAACTCCATGGCGGCCTCTGACTGGCGGGAGACAGCGAACCGCTGGCAAAGCGTCTTGGACTCGTTCCACGAAAAAGTTCCTGACGGGTTTCGCGGGTCATTGGACGAGCATACGTCTTGCGGGGTTTAA
- a CDS encoding SH3 domain-containing C40 family peptidase gives MNRRFHGLALVLALLFLFSGCAPKAAPVQPPREKAQGEIEDLRVIPQRTMFFAEKNSPDRPLLSKEQAAYRLDEFLVALFRPWTMEKPEYGLKSAMEPFAQHKKSPGYDEHNRPHAPSWAAALEREADLRTFPRISRRAIAVANTNLRAMPTSGARYSDPSLPGEGYPFDYLQHSSVPLGTPLFVSHATRDGTWLLVESPFTFGWIPASDAGLVDEAFIRSYQSGRYAAIVRDNVPFARGQALDIGCVLPLSGQSGGGLTVLYPEPGPGGVAVARTATLAADTAAPMPLAATPRHIATVADRMMGQTYGWGGIDDKRDCSSMVRDLFTPFGIYLPRNSSAQAKAGPTMSLEGLTPSQKEEAILSRGVPFGTLVWMRGHIMLYVGEFSGRPAVYHNVWGLRTLEDDGREGRLVLGRAVITTLRAGEEVPRIKPERLLINRVLALTYLAGPR, from the coding sequence ATGAACCGCCGCTTCCACGGTCTTGCCCTGGTCCTGGCCCTGCTTTTTCTTTTTTCCGGCTGTGCCCCGAAAGCGGCCCCCGTGCAACCTCCCCGGGAAAAGGCCCAGGGCGAGATCGAGGACCTGCGGGTCATCCCGCAACGGACCATGTTTTTCGCGGAAAAAAATTCCCCGGACCGGCCCCTTTTATCCAAGGAACAGGCCGCGTATCGCCTGGACGAATTCCTTGTGGCCCTGTTTCGGCCCTGGACCATGGAGAAGCCCGAATACGGCCTCAAATCGGCCATGGAGCCCTTCGCCCAGCACAAGAAGTCCCCGGGCTACGACGAGCATAACCGCCCTCACGCCCCCTCCTGGGCCGCCGCCCTGGAGCGGGAGGCCGACCTGCGGACCTTCCCCCGCATCTCCCGCCGGGCCATCGCCGTGGCCAACACCAACCTGCGGGCCATGCCCACCTCCGGGGCCCGCTACAGCGACCCGAGTCTCCCGGGCGAGGGCTATCCCTTCGATTACCTGCAACATTCGAGCGTCCCCCTGGGCACGCCGCTTTTCGTGTCCCACGCCACGCGCGACGGAACCTGGCTTCTGGTGGAATCCCCCTTCACCTTCGGCTGGATCCCGGCCTCGGACGCGGGCCTGGTGGACGAGGCCTTCATCCGGTCCTACCAGTCCGGGCGCTACGCGGCCATCGTCCGGGACAACGTGCCCTTTGCCCGGGGCCAGGCCCTGGACATCGGCTGCGTCCTGCCCCTGTCCGGGCAGTCCGGCGGGGGCCTGACCGTGCTCTATCCCGAGCCCGGCCCGGGCGGCGTGGCCGTCGCGCGCACGGCCACGCTTGCGGCGGACACGGCCGCGCCCATGCCGCTTGCGGCCACCCCCCGGCACATCGCCACGGTGGCCGACCGGATGATGGGCCAGACCTACGGCTGGGGCGGCATCGACGACAAACGGGACTGTTCGTCCATGGTCCGCGACCTGTTCACCCCGTTCGGGATCTATCTGCCGCGCAATTCCAGCGCCCAGGCCAAGGCCGGGCCGACCATGTCGCTCGAGGGCCTGACCCCGTCCCAGAAGGAGGAGGCCATCCTGTCCCGGGGCGTGCCCTTCGGGACGCTGGTGTGGATGCGCGGACACATCATGCTCTACGTGGGCGAATTTTCCGGCCGTCCGGCGGTGTACCACAACGTGTGGGGGCTTCGGACCCTGGAGGACGACGGCCGCGAGGGCCGGCTGGTTCTGGGGCGGGCGGTGATCACCACGCTTCGGGCCGGCGAGGAGGTCCCCAGGATCAAGCCCGAGCGGCTTTTGATCAACCGGGTCCTGGCCCTGACGTATCTGGCCGGGCCGCGCTAG
- a CDS encoding M48 family metallopeptidase, which produces MVSRGTRNTSAQGARARSRTSAEALAAASRLAASLLDVPVPVSVRVSRRARGIVLRMLPDRGLEVVAPEGFDPALLPLAVESRRAWIEDAVARLAAMGELPGMVPVTLPRRVVLTAFGLEYGVDYLERPGLGQARAACLIREMGGGRLAVTMRPGGAGEGREAARQGLCAFVRDRAGPLLVAALREVSREVGLPFASARVRRQRTRWGSCTAAGRISLNVTLAFLPWELARYVFVHELCHTLHQNHSTRFWDAVRAVEPDAPALDATLAQAGRYVPLWFTRGITATAS; this is translated from the coding sequence ATGGTTTCACGCGGGACACGCAACACATCCGCCCAGGGGGCCAGGGCGCGGTCCAGGACTTCGGCCGAGGCCCTGGCGGCCGCGTCGCGGCTTGCGGCCTCGCTTCTCGACGTCCCGGTCCCGGTTTCGGTGCGGGTCAGCCGCCGGGCCAGGGGGATTGTCCTGCGCATGCTCCCGGACCGGGGGCTGGAGGTGGTGGCGCCCGAGGGCTTCGATCCGGCCCTTTTGCCCCTGGCCGTGGAATCCAGGCGGGCCTGGATCGAGGACGCGGTGGCGAGGCTGGCGGCCATGGGGGAATTGCCGGGCATGGTTCCGGTCACCCTTCCCCGGCGGGTGGTGCTGACCGCGTTTGGCCTGGAATATGGGGTGGACTATCTGGAACGTCCCGGCCTCGGCCAGGCCCGGGCCGCCTGCCTGATCAGGGAGATGGGCGGCGGGCGACTGGCGGTGACCATGCGGCCGGGCGGAGCGGGGGAAGGCCGCGAGGCCGCGCGGCAGGGGCTGTGCGCCTTTGTCCGGGACCGGGCCGGGCCGCTTCTGGTCGCGGCCCTGCGCGAGGTGAGCCGGGAGGTCGGCTTGCCCTTCGCCTCGGCCCGGGTGCGCCGGCAGCGCACCCGCTGGGGCAGTTGCACGGCCGCCGGGCGCATCAGCCTCAATGTGACCCTGGCCTTTCTGCCCTGGGAACTGGCCAGGTACGTCTTTGTTCACGAGTTGTGCCACACCCTGCACCAGAATCATTCGACGCGCTTCTGGGACGCGGTGCGGGCCGTGGAGCCGGACGCCCCGGCCCTGGACGCGACCCTGGCCCAGGCCGGGCGGTATGTGCCGCTGTGGTTCACCAGGGGGATCACGGCGACGGCGTCGTGA
- a CDS encoding HAD family hydrolase: protein MHYQAIFFDFDGVILDSVHVKTRAFAAMFRQYGPQIEQAVIDYHLAHGGVSRFSKFEYYYTRLLKKTIDHKTMNALCREFNSLVLQGVLDSPYVPGALETLNFLKYNNIPAFVVSGTPDDEIKYIVKIKSLAPYFLEVHGSPRQKSEIILDVSQRHKLPLDKTLFIGDAMTDYSAAQACGGNFLGIVNPGSPSPFPSGTLISASVTLAAGR from the coding sequence ATGCACTACCAAGCCATTTTTTTTGATTTTGACGGCGTCATTCTGGACTCCGTTCACGTCAAGACACGCGCTTTCGCCGCCATGTTCCGGCAGTATGGTCCGCAAATTGAACAGGCGGTGATAGACTATCACCTTGCCCATGGCGGGGTATCCAGATTTAGTAAATTTGAATATTATTATACGCGCCTTCTGAAGAAAACCATCGACCACAAGACCATGAACGCATTATGTAGAGAATTCAACTCTCTCGTTTTACAGGGCGTACTCGACTCTCCATACGTTCCAGGCGCGCTTGAAACTCTTAATTTTTTGAAATACAACAACATACCAGCTTTTGTTGTTTCTGGAACTCCCGACGACGAGATAAAATACATCGTAAAAATTAAATCTTTAGCACCTTATTTCCTCGAGGTTCACGGCTCGCCGCGACAGAAATCCGAAATCATCTTGGATGTGTCGCAACGCCACAAACTGCCATTGGACAAAACGCTTTTTATCGGAGACGCCATGACCGACTATTCTGCGGCGCAGGCATGTGGCGGAAATTTTCTCGGCATTGTCAACCCGGGCAGTCCATCGCCTTTTCCATCTGGAACGCTGATTTCCGCATCGGTTACTCTAGCAGCCGGCAGGTAG
- a CDS encoding phosphoglycerate dehydrogenase, with protein sequence MNTLLITTSTFGKNDPRPLTLLQRTGFSIVLNPFGRKITEDEALRLIEEHNPVGILAGVEPLTARVLRSATALKAIARAGIGMDSLDQEAARSLGISVSNTPDAPTLPVAELTIGMIISLLRMIHVTDGGMRQGRWERPMGGLLHGKTVGIVGCGRIGSRLAALLKPFGCELIGSDPFLREHVDIHVLAIEKMLPQSDIVSLHLPYSACTHHFMGEERIRTMKPGSYVINAARGGLIDEDALHAALVDGHLAGAALDSFEQEPYHGPLKDLKNTLLTAHIGSYAKESRLLMEMEAANNLIAQLKDQGVSA encoded by the coding sequence ATGAACACACTTCTGATCACCACATCCACGTTCGGGAAAAATGACCCTCGCCCGTTGACATTGCTTCAACGGACTGGATTTTCCATTGTGCTGAACCCTTTCGGGCGAAAGATCACAGAAGATGAGGCCTTGCGGCTCATTGAGGAGCACAATCCCGTAGGAATACTGGCCGGTGTTGAGCCCTTAACCGCCAGGGTACTGCGATCAGCCACTGCTCTCAAGGCTATTGCCCGGGCCGGGATCGGCATGGATTCCCTGGATCAGGAGGCAGCCCGCAGCCTGGGGATTTCCGTGTCAAACACCCCGGACGCGCCGACGCTTCCCGTTGCCGAGCTGACCATTGGGATGATCATTTCACTTCTGCGCATGATTCATGTCACCGATGGCGGCATGAGACAAGGTCGTTGGGAACGGCCCATGGGCGGGCTGCTTCACGGTAAGACCGTGGGAATCGTTGGGTGCGGTCGTATTGGTTCCCGATTGGCCGCCTTGCTGAAACCGTTCGGGTGCGAACTCATTGGTTCCGATCCCTTTCTTAGGGAGCATGTCGATATCCACGTCCTTGCCATAGAGAAAATGCTGCCCCAGTCCGACATCGTTTCTCTGCATCTACCTTACTCCGCATGTACCCATCACTTCATGGGCGAGGAACGCATCCGGACCATGAAACCGGGTTCATACGTGATCAACGCAGCCCGTGGCGGATTGATCGACGAGGACGCCCTTCACGCGGCGCTTGTCGATGGTCACCTGGCCGGAGCGGCATTGGACAGCTTCGAGCAGGAGCCGTACCACGGTCCTTTAAAGGATTTAAAGAACACCTTGCTCACCGCCCACATCGGCTCGTACGCCAAGGAATCAAGATTATTGATGGAAATGGAGGCGGCAAACAATTTGATAGCCCAACTCAAGGATCAGGGGGTCTCGGCGTGA
- a CDS encoding NAD-dependent epimerase/dehydratase family protein encodes MNVLVTGGSGFLGSHVADALSDAGHVVTVFDITPSPYLRSDQIMITGDIMDMPAVAATVRDMDVVYHFAGIADIDECKANPLKTAHVNILGTVQLLEACRNSGIKRFVFASSAYVYSDAGSFYRSSKQACESFIENYADLYGLKYTCLRYGSLYGPRADKRNGVYRLLWQAIVDRKISYRGSGEDLREFIHVRDAARSSVKILEMEFENSHIILTGNEKMRYADLLEMIKEIMGNKIEIEIVSSTRKAHYRITPYNFNPKVGMKLVNNPHIDMGQGLLQCLAELYENVGEGKSSEFRICPQ; translated from the coding sequence GTGAACGTCCTGGTAACCGGCGGCTCCGGCTTTCTGGGTAGCCATGTGGCAGACGCCTTGAGCGATGCCGGCCATGTGGTAACGGTTTTCGACATCACCCCCTCGCCGTATTTGCGATCGGATCAAATCATGATCACAGGGGATATCATGGACATGCCAGCGGTAGCGGCGACGGTTCGCGACATGGACGTGGTGTACCATTTCGCGGGAATCGCCGATATCGACGAATGCAAGGCTAACCCGTTAAAAACGGCACATGTCAACATCCTGGGGACAGTCCAACTCCTTGAGGCCTGCCGCAACTCCGGAATCAAAAGATTCGTTTTCGCCAGTTCGGCTTATGTCTACAGCGATGCCGGGTCCTTTTATCGTTCCAGCAAGCAGGCTTGCGAATCCTTCATTGAAAACTACGCCGATTTGTACGGGCTCAAATATACGTGTCTGCGATACGGATCACTCTATGGCCCACGTGCTGATAAACGTAACGGAGTATACAGACTGCTCTGGCAAGCGATTGTGGACCGCAAGATATCGTACAGGGGATCTGGAGAAGATCTACGGGAGTTTATCCATGTTCGAGATGCAGCACGTAGCAGTGTTAAAATTCTTGAAATGGAATTTGAGAACAGCCACATCATCTTAACAGGCAATGAAAAAATGCGCTATGCTGATCTTCTAGAAATGATCAAGGAGATCATGGGCAACAAAATTGAAATTGAAATAGTTTCCTCCACTCGAAAAGCGCACTATCGTATCACTCCATACAATTTCAACCCCAAGGTCGGCATGAAACTGGTTAACAATCCACATATCGACATGGGGCAGGGATTGTTGCAATGCCTTGCCGAACTATACGAAAATGTTGGCGAGGGAAAATCCTCGGAGTTTAGGATATGTCCACAGTGA
- the rpmA gene encoding 50S ribosomal protein L27 — protein sequence MAHKKAGGSSRNGRDSAGQRRGVKRYGGQAVVAGNILVRQLGTKFHPGENVGMGRDYTLFALIDGVVKFEKYSRRNKVKTRVAVFPV from the coding sequence ATGGCTCATAAAAAAGCGGGCGGAAGCTCCAGAAACGGTCGGGACAGCGCCGGACAACGGCGCGGGGTGAAACGGTACGGCGGCCAGGCGGTGGTTGCCGGCAACATCCTGGTGCGCCAGCTCGGCACCAAGTTCCATCCCGGCGAGAACGTGGGCATGGGCCGCGACTACACCCTGTTCGCGCTCATCGACGGCGTGGTCAAATTCGAGAAGTACAGCCGCCGCAACAAAGTCAAGACCAGGGTGGCGGTTTTCCCGGTCTAA
- a CDS encoding cytidylyltransferase domain-containing protein — protein sequence MRNIVILTAKGGNLSIPNKNILPVLGVPVMLYPLRAAKMAMLVDKIYVTTEDQRIKHLSMREGASVIDRPAELSTATAQHKDVIRHAVEAILQEHPEAENFIVLLGNTVMLTPSLIDTCFSLLDEPDCDSVATVWKAQDDHPFRAMIKNEQGYMESFMGKDVSSNRQSYPDVFYYDQGVWAFKGECALKMEGPSPWIWLGRKCRMLERLWVTGRDIHSWIDVAASTWYLTNLQLNDTGNL from the coding sequence ATGAGAAACATTGTCATCCTCACGGCCAAAGGCGGCAATCTGTCCATCCCCAACAAGAACATCCTTCCAGTTTTGGGCGTACCGGTCATGCTTTATCCGCTCCGAGCGGCAAAGATGGCAATGCTTGTCGATAAAATCTACGTTACAACTGAGGACCAGAGGATCAAACATCTGTCCATGCGGGAAGGGGCTTCGGTTATTGATCGGCCTGCGGAATTGTCGACGGCGACCGCTCAGCACAAAGATGTGATCAGACACGCCGTTGAAGCTATCCTTCAGGAACACCCGGAAGCTGAAAATTTCATCGTGCTGTTGGGAAATACTGTGATGCTGACTCCCTCTCTCATCGATACCTGCTTCTCCTTATTGGATGAACCAGATTGTGATTCCGTGGCGACGGTCTGGAAGGCTCAGGATGACCACCCATTTCGTGCAATGATAAAAAACGAACAGGGCTACATGGAATCGTTTATGGGGAAAGACGTCAGTTCCAATAGACAGTCGTATCCCGATGTCTTTTACTATGATCAGGGCGTGTGGGCTTTCAAAGGTGAATGTGCCCTGAAAATGGAAGGTCCCTCTCCATGGATTTGGCTGGGAAGGAAATGTCGGATGCTGGAGCGGCTTTGGGTCACTGGCAGAGATATCCATTCCTGGATTGATGTCGCTGCAAGCACTTGGTATTTGACCAATTTGCAGTTGAATGATACAGGCAATTTGTAA